One segment of Paenibacillus sp. FSL R7-0337 DNA contains the following:
- a CDS encoding S8 family serine peptidase, with amino-acid sequence MNPDVIIIDTGIVQENSIGNVIGGMGLTDEDSDFEDDNGHGTQCANIIAQMCEAQPNIFAIKALNQNMESSLDTLIEALEYTRKLNIRTINLSLTTIKKKSRSRLQPIIHKLKSEGKIIISSAPNQGYLGYPAACDGAIGINGAILQGNSDYWYNKSKVIQCIANKTPNLVKSISDSYKMFGGTSKATATVTGIVLNILIKKPDLKYEELEVLLQTFAERKLWKTNDVIGANTFNFDSVEVLGQSKLNNEIKEILFSYFKKRDRDITAEQLASTKLIDLLYPNDFFEILKEIEAITGVSINYNGVDYRVFSSIGTLTKFIEHTKEMNDE; translated from the coding sequence ATGAATCCTGATGTAATCATTATTGATACGGGAATAGTTCAAGAGAACTCCATTGGAAATGTTATCGGTGGTATGGGTTTGACTGATGAAGATAGCGATTTCGAAGACGATAATGGTCATGGTACGCAATGTGCGAATATAATAGCGCAAATGTGTGAAGCGCAGCCCAATATTTTTGCGATTAAAGCATTAAATCAAAATATGGAGAGTTCACTTGATACCTTAATAGAAGCCTTGGAGTATACGCGTAAACTTAATATTCGGACAATTAATCTTAGCTTAACTACAATTAAGAAAAAAAGCAGATCAAGGCTACAACCAATTATACATAAACTCAAGAGTGAGGGTAAGATCATAATATCTTCAGCACCTAATCAAGGTTATTTGGGTTATCCAGCTGCATGCGATGGAGCAATCGGTATAAATGGTGCTATACTTCAGGGGAACAGTGATTATTGGTACAATAAAAGCAAGGTGATCCAATGTATCGCTAATAAAACGCCTAATTTAGTAAAGAGTATAAGTGATTCATATAAAATGTTTGGCGGAACGAGTAAGGCTACCGCAACTGTTACAGGTATAGTACTGAATATATTAATCAAGAAACCTGATTTGAAATACGAGGAACTGGAAGTATTATTGCAAACATTTGCCGAAAGAAAACTATGGAAAACAAACGATGTTATTGGTGCTAATACATTTAATTTCGATTCGGTTGAAGTTCTAGGCCAAAGCAAACTAAATAACGAAATAAAAGAAATATTGTTCTCATATTTTAAGAAAAGAGATAGAGATATTACCGCAGAGCAACTAGCGAGCACTAAATTAATTGATTTATTGTATCCAAATGATTTTTTTGAGATTTTAAAAGAAATAGAAGCGATTACAGGTGTCAGCATTAATTATAATGGTGTTGATTATAGAGTTTTTAGTTCAATAGGCACATTAACCAAATTTATTGAACATACTAAAGAAATGAATGACGAATAA
- a CDS encoding radical SAM/SPASM domain-containing protein, whose protein sequence is MLIGIWVTKACNLRCSYCYEGNDKKEIYMDRNTADQIINFIQENYSTNDNWSEDPLIIQFHGGEPLLNYDLITYITERLKLLFATYKKKVMFGITTNAVLLDKKKIEFLAENMNYDFSISIDGDKKVHDQTRLFSNGTGSYDAIINKVNMTLEKRKNIRARVTFGAQTVSHLFESIKHLIELGFLVIVCIPDYFDKSWDEKHIDAYLDQLGLLKEYYLRNRLDEKNVEIPILENNIFKKNKCSGGYSSIHIDPTGEIYPCSYVVGDTKYKIGSVHLGGINNDYLADISRINDCNMIECEGCNNYSSCLTVRCRYLNELLTDDGLCPSATICAFENANYSFLKSV, encoded by the coding sequence ATGTTAATAGGAATTTGGGTAACTAAAGCATGCAACCTGAGATGCAGCTATTGTTATGAAGGAAACGACAAAAAGGAAATATATATGGATCGCAATACTGCGGATCAAATAATTAATTTTATCCAAGAGAACTATAGTACTAATGATAATTGGTCAGAGGATCCATTAATTATACAATTCCATGGAGGGGAGCCATTATTAAATTATGACCTAATAACATACATTACTGAACGACTGAAATTATTATTCGCCACATATAAAAAAAAAGTTATGTTTGGCATTACAACAAATGCAGTGTTACTTGACAAAAAGAAGATTGAATTCTTGGCGGAAAATATGAATTATGATTTTTCAATAAGTATTGATGGCGATAAAAAGGTTCACGATCAAACAAGGCTATTCTCAAATGGTACAGGTTCTTATGATGCAATTATAAATAAGGTTAATATGACATTGGAAAAAAGGAAGAATATTAGGGCTAGAGTTACATTTGGTGCTCAAACAGTTTCTCATTTATTTGAAAGCATTAAACATTTGATAGAATTGGGATTCTTAGTGATTGTCTGTATCCCTGACTATTTCGATAAGAGTTGGGATGAGAAACATATAGATGCTTATTTAGATCAGCTTGGTTTGTTGAAAGAATATTATTTAAGGAATAGGTTAGATGAAAAAAATGTGGAAATTCCAATCTTAGAAAATAATATTTTCAAGAAAAATAAGTGTTCTGGCGGTTATAGCAGTATTCACATTGACCCAACCGGAGAGATTTATCCGTGTTCCTATGTTGTAGGAGATACCAAATATAAAATCGGTTCAGTACATCTAGGAGGAATTAATAATGATTACTTAGCAGATATCTCAAGAATTAATGACTGCAACATGATTGAATGTGAAGGGTGCAATAATTATAGCAGTTGTCTTACTGTAAGATGCCGATACCTCAATGAATTATTAACTGATGACGGATTGTGTCCTTCAGCAACAATATGTGCTTTTGAAAATGCCAATTATAGTTTTTTAAAATCAGTTTAG
- a CDS encoding radical SAM protein: protein MNKKMNKKMNRNIMLGQFTKVLTHGNKVILGNRMNGKWMKMSQECYEILKLAMQESATTNELIEAFEDQEDKEYFFELLQLLYKENLLADTEEMLLFDKNFSVDIAITNRCNLRCKHCCVDSDLTNLSDPLDTDVLKTVLNKVVKSKPKSICLTGGEPLIRKDFFEILSHLNDIYDGEIRVMTNGTLINSENVKQLVAHVSAIDFSIDGVNEDTCSSIRGKGVFNKVLHSVELLKNQHFDKISLSMVLTKENYVLRNQFEELNKELGTRGIARAFSPIGRGKDNKDSLQPKEKEVQIEEIRMMNLDIDDVHICLCGGLFKEIYINSKGQIYPCGLLERDKYYVGNILEIEDLSSFLGSGEFKRYDGYQNWEYLQPDKHEKCKDCDVNLFCWNCLHYLDLIESNDGFYESVCPELKRNFQRIVWED, encoded by the coding sequence ATGAACAAGAAAATGAACAAGAAAATGAACAGGAATATTATGTTAGGTCAGTTTACTAAAGTTTTGACTCATGGAAACAAAGTGATTTTAGGGAATCGAATGAATGGAAAATGGATGAAAATGAGTCAGGAATGTTATGAAATACTTAAACTTGCCATGCAGGAAAGCGCAACGACTAATGAACTGATTGAAGCGTTTGAAGACCAGGAAGATAAGGAATACTTCTTCGAGCTGTTGCAACTTTTGTACAAAGAAAATTTGCTGGCCGATACGGAAGAGATGTTACTGTTTGATAAAAATTTCAGTGTTGATATAGCAATTACCAACAGATGTAATCTCAGATGCAAACATTGCTGCGTGGATTCTGACTTAACAAATTTGAGCGATCCGTTGGACACGGATGTTCTAAAAACGGTTTTGAATAAAGTGGTTAAATCAAAACCCAAGAGTATTTGCTTAACGGGTGGAGAACCTTTAATTAGGAAGGATTTTTTTGAGATTCTATCTCACCTGAATGATATTTACGATGGTGAAATCAGAGTAATGACGAATGGGACATTAATTAATAGTGAAAATGTGAAACAACTAGTGGCGCATGTATCAGCAATAGATTTTAGTATTGATGGTGTTAATGAAGACACATGCTCATCAATACGTGGAAAAGGAGTTTTTAACAAGGTATTGCATTCGGTTGAATTATTAAAAAATCAACATTTCGATAAAATTTCATTATCAATGGTCTTGACTAAGGAGAACTATGTATTACGCAATCAATTTGAGGAATTAAATAAAGAATTAGGAACCCGTGGCATTGCAAGAGCTTTTAGCCCAATTGGAAGAGGAAAAGATAATAAAGATTCATTGCAGCCTAAAGAAAAAGAAGTTCAAATTGAAGAAATAAGAATGATGAATCTTGACATTGATGATGTTCATATTTGTCTCTGTGGGGGGTTGTTTAAAGAGATTTATATAAATAGTAAAGGACAGATATATCCTTGCGGTTTATTGGAGAGAGATAAATATTATGTAGGCAATATATTGGAAATAGAAGATTTAAGCAGTTTTCTGGGGAGTGGTGAATTTAAAAGATATGATGGATATCAAAATTGGGAGTATTTACAGCCTGATAAACATGAAAAGTGTAAAGATTGTGATGTTAATTTATTTTGCTGGAATTGCTTGCATTACTTAGATCTTATAGAGAGCAATGATGGTTTTTATGAAAGTGTTTGTCCAGAACTGAAACGTAACTTCCAAAGGATTGTATGGGAGGATTGA